The following are encoded in a window of Pagrus major chromosome 14, Pma_NU_1.0 genomic DNA:
- the svopl gene encoding putative transporter SVOPL isoform X1 produces the protein MADGMKTELVSAIHLQEVELQDEPADKEQGSNNNNNSGETFTVEEAVEKIGFGRFHILLFVIMGSTNIVEAMEIMLLAVVSPEIRCEWRLDDWQVALVSTMVFLGFMVCGVLGGYIADRYGRWKVVFAGFVWSAYFSLLTSFAPSYGWFIFLRSMVGCGVAGVSQGFVLKTEFIPAKYRAYLLPLATIFWMTGSMLIIILGMLVVPPLGWRWMIRLSVTPSIILIFLFKFIPESARYNVSAGNIQAAIETLQKIAKMNRASLPEGRLVEPPVSQRGSWRILLGSSFRRTSLLLWYSWFVASFAYYGSVLSSSELLEKNLLCVMDAEREHQVKHHHEDGLCYCIPFAFSDYQTLLISCLGEVALVPLNICLLNVLGRKMSLTVLQLVAAILFMMLNICTTMFGFTVLLFLLRSLVSMNFNVVYIYTAEVYPTAARSLGMGFCTSFSRIGGMIAPFIAQVLMSQSVISALSPFAVACVVCALGNFLLPIETKGRALLQNS, from the exons ATGGCTGATGGGATGAAGACGGAGCTGGTGAGCGCCATCCACCTGCaggaggtggagctgcaggACGAACCTGCAGACAAGGAGCAgggcagcaacaacaacaacaact ctggTGAGACGTTCACTGTCGAAGAAGCCGTAGAAAAAATCGGCTTCGGTCGGTTTCACATCCTGCTGTTTGTCATCATGGGGAGCACCAAC atcGTGGAGGCGATGGAGATCATGCTGTTAGCTGTAGTTTCTCCTGAGATTCGATGTGAGTGGCGTCTGGACGACTGGCAGGTCGCTCTCGTCTCCACA ATGGTGTTTCTGGGCTTCATGGTCTGTGGAGTTTTGGGAGGATACATCGCTGACAGATATGGACGCTGGAAG GTGGTGTTCGCAGGTTTCGTGTGGAGCGCCTACTTCTCGCTGCTGACGTCGTTCGCTCCGTCGTACGGTTGGTTCATCTTCCTGCGCAGCATGGTGGGCTGCGGGGTCGCCGGTGTGTCACAGgg GTTCGTGTTGAAGACGGAGTTCATCCCTGCAAAGTATCGAGCCTACCTGCTGCCTCTGGCTACT atcTTCTGGATGACGGGCTCAATGCTGATCATCATACTGGGGATGTTGGTGGTTCCCCCTCTGGGCTGGAGGTGGATGATCCGACTCTCTGTCACCCCGAGcatcatcctcatcttcctcttcaaG TTTATCCCAGAGTCGGCTCGTTATAACGTGTCAGCAGGAAACATTCAGGCTGCCATTGAAACTCTGCAGAAAATCGCTAAAATGAACCGAGCGTCCCTTCCTGAAGGACGACTGGTGGAGCCGCCGGTG AGCCAGCGAGGCAGCTGGAGGATTCTGCTCGGCTCATCATTCAGGAGGACGTCGTTACTGCTCTGGTACTCATG GTTTGTGGCGTCCTTTGCGTACTACGGCTCGGTGCTGAGCAGTtcagagctgctggagaagaaCTTGTTGTGTGTGATGGATGCAGAGCGAGAGCATCAGGTCAAACACCACCATGAGGATGGACTGTGTTACTGCATCCCCTTCGCCTTCAGTGACTACCAGACGCTGCTCATCAGCTGTCTTGGAGAGGTCGCAC TGGTCCCATTAAACATCTGTCTGCTCAACGTGCTCGGACGGAAGATGAGTCTGACCGTTCTGCAGCTggtggcagccattttgttcATGATGCTCAACATCTGCACCACCAT GTTCGGGTTCACAGTGTTGCTGTTCCTGCTCCGGTCTCTGGTCTCCATGAACTTTAATGTGGTTTATATTTACACTGCTGAG gtGTATCCCACGGCAGCTCGGTCTTTGGGGATGGGCTTCTGTACGTCATTCAGTCGGATTGGAGGGATGATCGCGCCGTTCATCGCTCAG GTACTGATGTCTCAGTCGGTGATTTCAGCTCTTAGTCCGTTCGCTGTGGCCTGTGTGGTCTGTGCTCTGGGAAACTTTCTGTTACCGATAGAAACTAAAGGACGAGCTCTGCTG caaaactCCTGA
- the svopl gene encoding putative transporter SVOPL isoform X2, whose protein sequence is MADGMKTELVSAIHLQEVELQDEPADKEQGSNNNNNSGETFTVEEAVEKIGFGRFHILLFVIMGSTNIVEAMEIMLLAVVSPEIRCEWRLDDWQVALVSTMVFLGFMVCGVLGGYIADRYGRWKVVFAGFVWSAYFSLLTSFAPSYGWFIFLRSMVGCGVAGVSQGFVLKTEFIPAKYRAYLLPLATIFWMTGSMLIIILGMLVVPPLGWRWMIRLSVTPSIILIFLFKFIPESARYNVSAGNIQAAIETLQKIAKMNRASLPEGRLVEPPVSQRGSWRILLGSSFRRTSLLLWFVASFAYYGSVLSSSELLEKNLLCVMDAEREHQVKHHHEDGLCYCIPFAFSDYQTLLISCLGEVALVPLNICLLNVLGRKMSLTVLQLVAAILFMMLNICTTMFGFTVLLFLLRSLVSMNFNVVYIYTAEVYPTAARSLGMGFCTSFSRIGGMIAPFIAQVLMSQSVISALSPFAVACVVCALGNFLLPIETKGRALLQNS, encoded by the exons ATGGCTGATGGGATGAAGACGGAGCTGGTGAGCGCCATCCACCTGCaggaggtggagctgcaggACGAACCTGCAGACAAGGAGCAgggcagcaacaacaacaacaact ctggTGAGACGTTCACTGTCGAAGAAGCCGTAGAAAAAATCGGCTTCGGTCGGTTTCACATCCTGCTGTTTGTCATCATGGGGAGCACCAAC atcGTGGAGGCGATGGAGATCATGCTGTTAGCTGTAGTTTCTCCTGAGATTCGATGTGAGTGGCGTCTGGACGACTGGCAGGTCGCTCTCGTCTCCACA ATGGTGTTTCTGGGCTTCATGGTCTGTGGAGTTTTGGGAGGATACATCGCTGACAGATATGGACGCTGGAAG GTGGTGTTCGCAGGTTTCGTGTGGAGCGCCTACTTCTCGCTGCTGACGTCGTTCGCTCCGTCGTACGGTTGGTTCATCTTCCTGCGCAGCATGGTGGGCTGCGGGGTCGCCGGTGTGTCACAGgg GTTCGTGTTGAAGACGGAGTTCATCCCTGCAAAGTATCGAGCCTACCTGCTGCCTCTGGCTACT atcTTCTGGATGACGGGCTCAATGCTGATCATCATACTGGGGATGTTGGTGGTTCCCCCTCTGGGCTGGAGGTGGATGATCCGACTCTCTGTCACCCCGAGcatcatcctcatcttcctcttcaaG TTTATCCCAGAGTCGGCTCGTTATAACGTGTCAGCAGGAAACATTCAGGCTGCCATTGAAACTCTGCAGAAAATCGCTAAAATGAACCGAGCGTCCCTTCCTGAAGGACGACTGGTGGAGCCGCCGGTG AGCCAGCGAGGCAGCTGGAGGATTCTGCTCGGCTCATCATTCAGGAGGACGTCGTTACTGCTCTG GTTTGTGGCGTCCTTTGCGTACTACGGCTCGGTGCTGAGCAGTtcagagctgctggagaagaaCTTGTTGTGTGTGATGGATGCAGAGCGAGAGCATCAGGTCAAACACCACCATGAGGATGGACTGTGTTACTGCATCCCCTTCGCCTTCAGTGACTACCAGACGCTGCTCATCAGCTGTCTTGGAGAGGTCGCAC TGGTCCCATTAAACATCTGTCTGCTCAACGTGCTCGGACGGAAGATGAGTCTGACCGTTCTGCAGCTggtggcagccattttgttcATGATGCTCAACATCTGCACCACCAT GTTCGGGTTCACAGTGTTGCTGTTCCTGCTCCGGTCTCTGGTCTCCATGAACTTTAATGTGGTTTATATTTACACTGCTGAG gtGTATCCCACGGCAGCTCGGTCTTTGGGGATGGGCTTCTGTACGTCATTCAGTCGGATTGGAGGGATGATCGCGCCGTTCATCGCTCAG GTACTGATGTCTCAGTCGGTGATTTCAGCTCTTAGTCCGTTCGCTGTGGCCTGTGTGGTCTGTGCTCTGGGAAACTTTCTGTTACCGATAGAAACTAAAGGACGAGCTCTGCTG caaaactCCTGA